The Athene noctua chromosome 11, bAthNoc1.hap1.1, whole genome shotgun sequence genome has a segment encoding these proteins:
- the LOC141964747 gene encoding T-cell activation Rho GTPase-activating protein-like: MSGKGLRWPRRAVREDFAAHQAGSGCSRALFGQPLAALCGEDGTLPQPIQELLAVLQQEGPSTEGIFRRAASGTALRELREALDHGADVDMGSQPALLLAAILKEFLRSIPCKLLVTELYEDWMAAMQKASREEKIWELRAVAEKLPAANLLLLKRLLSLLRHIGHHAATSRMGCSNLAVCVGPNLLSPANADQLPLEAVLEVTHKVNVLVEFLVENCRELFEEEAGSLSSPADQELAAPLESFRA, encoded by the exons atgtcAGGAAAGGGCCTCCGATGGCCCCGTCGAGCAGTGAGGGAGGACtttgccgctcaccag gcgggctccggctgcagcagggcgctctttgggcagcccctggcagccctctgcggggaggatggcacgctgccccagcccatccag gagctgctggccgtgctgcagcaggagggaccaTCGACGGAGGGGATATTCCGCAGAGCCGCCAGCGGGACAGCGCTTCGAGAGCTGCGGGAGGCCCTGGACCACGGCGCAGACGTCGACATGGGAAGCcagcccgcgctgctgctggccgccatcctgaag GAATTTCTCCGGAGCATCCCCTGCAAGCTCCTCGTGACCGAGCTCTACGAGGACTGGATGGCGGCGATGCAGaaggccagcagggaggagaagatctgggagctgagagc ggtggccgagaagttgcccgcagccaacctcctcctcctgaagaggctgctgtccctcctccgGCACATCGGCCACCACgcagccaccagcaggatgggctgcagcaaccTGGCCGTCTGCGTTGGGCCgaacctgctgagcccagccaaCGCGGACCAGCTCCCGCTGGAGGCCGTGCTGGAGGTGACACACAAG GTGAACGTGCTGGTGGAGTTTCTGGTGGAGAACTGCAGGGAGCTCTTTGAGGAGGAAGCGGGCAGcctttccagcccagcagaccaggagctggcagcccccctgGAGAGTTTCAGAG catga